In Phycodurus eques isolate BA_2022a chromosome 10, UOR_Pequ_1.1, whole genome shotgun sequence, a genomic segment contains:
- the LOC133409246 gene encoding tribbles homolog 3-like isoform X3: protein MSVGVAERCLKRLLDEPQDASPKCKRVCPDVPPPPPPPDAGPPLHLSPAKSPSPQSNQSQSKVRVGPYFLFERCEGEDTYRAVHAATQQQYTCQVLPLSSYQEKLAVYARLGRHGNICGLLDTVIQRDGAYLFLAAHHGDMHAHVRSSKRLGEEEAGLVFAQMLEAVAHCHRSGVVLRDVKLRRFVFTDRFRTRVALLGLTDCVLLQRGDSDSMTDRHGCPAYVGPELLASGKASYSGCAADVWSLGVSLYTMLVGRYPFQDTRPAALFAKIRRGAFSLPGWLSPPAKCLIGCMLRKSPAERLRASELPAHPWLSDRRAPPLGPTQRRGSGRAPGLRHEDDDQVVPTCAEKH, encoded by the exons ATGAGTGTGGGCGTGGCCGAGCGCTGTTTAAAGAGATTACTCGACGAGCCCCAGGATGCGTCGCCCAAATGCAAAAGAGTCTGtccggacgttccgccgccgcctcctcctcctgacGCGGGCCCACCGCTTCACCTCAGTCCAGCCAAAAGCCCCTCCCCTCAGTCCAACCAAAGCCAATCAAAAGTCCGGGTTGGGCCTTACTTCCTGTTTGAGCGCTGCGAGGGCGAGGACACGTACAGAGCGGTGCACGCCGCCACGCAGCAGCAGTACACGTGTCAG GTCTTGCCCCTGTCCAGCTACCAGGAGAAGTTGGCGGTCTACGCCCGGCTGGGTCGCCACGGCAACATCTGCGGCCTCCTGGACACGGTGATCCAGCGGGACGGCGCCTACCTGTTCCTGGCCGCCCATCACGGAGACATGCACGCGCACGTGCGCAGCAGCAAGCGCCTCggcgaggaggaggcggggctcGTGTTCGCGCAGATGCTCGAGGCCGTGGCGCACTGCCACCGCAGCGGCGTGGTGCTAAGGGACGTTAAGCTGCGCCGATTCGTCTTCACCGACCGATTCAG GACCCGCGTGGCCCTCCTCGGCCTCACCGACTGCGTCCTCCTTCAGCGCGGCGACTCCGACTCCATGACGGACCGCCACGGCTGCCCCGCCTACGTGGGCCCCGAGCTCCTGGCCAGCGGCAAGGCGTCGTACTCCGGCTGCGCCGCCGACGTGTGGAGCCTGGGCGTCTCCCTGTACACTATGCTGGTCGGACGCTACCCCTTCCAGGACACCCGGCCCGCCGCCCTCTTCGCCAAGATCCGCCGCGGGGCCTTCAGCCTTCCCGGATGGCTGTCTCCGCCGGCAAAGTGCTTGATCGGATGCATGCTCCGAAAGTCGCCCGCCGAACGCCTCCGGGCTTCCGAGCTGCCGGCGCATCCGTGGTTGAGCGATCGCCGCGCGCCGCCGCTCGGGCCGACCCAGCGGCGCGGCTCGGGCCGAGCGCCGGGATTGAGACACGAGGACGACGACCAGGTGGTGCCCACGTGTGCCgaaaaacactaa
- the LOC133409246 gene encoding tribbles homolog 3-like isoform X2, producing MAKSRPKQRQSRSARSLLGPPGPDKKFYRTRSGLIYLASKGNRTQLKSPLSDVKQTLSALLFTARLPLVCATEKQASHPGQPVQLSPGAQLPLWPRRLVLNGACRCRPPPGSIGSGGAVQCKMSVGVAERCLKRLLDEPQDASPKCKRVCPDVPPPPPPPDAGPPLHLSPAKSPSPQSNQSQSKVRVGPYFLFERCEGEDTYRAVHAATQQQYTCQVLPLSSYQEKLAVYARLGRHGNICGLLDTVIQRDGAYLFLAAHHGDMHAHVRSSKRLGEEEAGLVFAQMLEAVAHCHRSGVVLRDVKLRRFVFTDRFRTRVALLGLTDCVLLQRGDSDSMTDRHGCPAYVGPELLASGKASYSGCAADVWSLGVSLYTMLVGRYPFQDTRPAALFAKIRRGAFSLPGWLSPPAKCLIGCMLRKSPAERLRASELPAHPWLSDRRAPPLGPTQRRGSGRAPGLRHEDDDQVVPTCAEKH from the exons ATGGCGAAGAGTAGACCCAAACAAAGGCAAAGTCGCTCGGCTCGCTCACTTCTCGGTCCTCCCGGTCCGGATAAAAAGTTCTACCGGACCCGCAGCGGACTCATCTATTTGGCTTCAAAAGGGAACAGAACACAACTAAAAAGTCCGCTTTCGGATGTAAAACAAACTCTTTCTGCCTTGCTTTTCACCGCCCGTCTGCCGCTGGTTTGCGCAACCGAGAAGCAGGCGTCACACCCCGGCCAGCCCGTTCAGCTTTCCCCGGGAGCACAGCTGCCGCTATGGCCGCGACGACTCGTCCTTAACGGGGCTTGTCGTTGTCGACCTCCGCCGGGTTCTATTGGATCTGGAGGTGCCGTCCAGTGCAAG ATGAGTGTGGGCGTGGCCGAGCGCTGTTTAAAGAGATTACTCGACGAGCCCCAGGATGCGTCGCCCAAATGCAAAAGAGTCTGtccggacgttccgccgccgcctcctcctcctgacGCGGGCCCACCGCTTCACCTCAGTCCAGCCAAAAGCCCCTCCCCTCAGTCCAACCAAAGCCAATCAAAAGTCCGGGTTGGGCCTTACTTCCTGTTTGAGCGCTGCGAGGGCGAGGACACGTACAGAGCGGTGCACGCCGCCACGCAGCAGCAGTACACGTGTCAG GTCTTGCCCCTGTCCAGCTACCAGGAGAAGTTGGCGGTCTACGCCCGGCTGGGTCGCCACGGCAACATCTGCGGCCTCCTGGACACGGTGATCCAGCGGGACGGCGCCTACCTGTTCCTGGCCGCCCATCACGGAGACATGCACGCGCACGTGCGCAGCAGCAAGCGCCTCggcgaggaggaggcggggctcGTGTTCGCGCAGATGCTCGAGGCCGTGGCGCACTGCCACCGCAGCGGCGTGGTGCTAAGGGACGTTAAGCTGCGCCGATTCGTCTTCACCGACCGATTCAG GACCCGCGTGGCCCTCCTCGGCCTCACCGACTGCGTCCTCCTTCAGCGCGGCGACTCCGACTCCATGACGGACCGCCACGGCTGCCCCGCCTACGTGGGCCCCGAGCTCCTGGCCAGCGGCAAGGCGTCGTACTCCGGCTGCGCCGCCGACGTGTGGAGCCTGGGCGTCTCCCTGTACACTATGCTGGTCGGACGCTACCCCTTCCAGGACACCCGGCCCGCCGCCCTCTTCGCCAAGATCCGCCGCGGGGCCTTCAGCCTTCCCGGATGGCTGTCTCCGCCGGCAAAGTGCTTGATCGGATGCATGCTCCGAAAGTCGCCCGCCGAACGCCTCCGGGCTTCCGAGCTGCCGGCGCATCCGTGGTTGAGCGATCGCCGCGCGCCGCCGCTCGGGCCGACCCAGCGGCGCGGCTCGGGCCGAGCGCCGGGATTGAGACACGAGGACGACGACCAGGTGGTGCCCACGTGTGCCgaaaaacactaa
- the LOC133409246 gene encoding tribbles homolog 3-like isoform X1: MKFTCKVLQHRNPAPPPPSRPARLRHMAKSRPKQRQSRSARSLLGPPGPDKKFYRTRSGLIYLASKGNRTQLKSPLSDVKQTLSALLFTARLPLVCATEKQASHPGQPVQLSPGAQLPLWPRRLVLNGACRCRPPPGSIGSGGAVQCKMSVGVAERCLKRLLDEPQDASPKCKRVCPDVPPPPPPPDAGPPLHLSPAKSPSPQSNQSQSKVRVGPYFLFERCEGEDTYRAVHAATQQQYTCQVLPLSSYQEKLAVYARLGRHGNICGLLDTVIQRDGAYLFLAAHHGDMHAHVRSSKRLGEEEAGLVFAQMLEAVAHCHRSGVVLRDVKLRRFVFTDRFRTRVALLGLTDCVLLQRGDSDSMTDRHGCPAYVGPELLASGKASYSGCAADVWSLGVSLYTMLVGRYPFQDTRPAALFAKIRRGAFSLPGWLSPPAKCLIGCMLRKSPAERLRASELPAHPWLSDRRAPPLGPTQRRGSGRAPGLRHEDDDQVVPTCAEKH, translated from the exons atgaagttcacctgtaaag TATTGCAGCATCGaaaccccgcccccccccctccttcccGCCCAGCGCGATTACGTCACATGGCGAAGAGTAGACCCAAACAAAGGCAAAGTCGCTCGGCTCGCTCACTTCTCGGTCCTCCCGGTCCGGATAAAAAGTTCTACCGGACCCGCAGCGGACTCATCTATTTGGCTTCAAAAGGGAACAGAACACAACTAAAAAGTCCGCTTTCGGATGTAAAACAAACTCTTTCTGCCTTGCTTTTCACCGCCCGTCTGCCGCTGGTTTGCGCAACCGAGAAGCAGGCGTCACACCCCGGCCAGCCCGTTCAGCTTTCCCCGGGAGCACAGCTGCCGCTATGGCCGCGACGACTCGTCCTTAACGGGGCTTGTCGTTGTCGACCTCCGCCGGGTTCTATTGGATCTGGAGGTGCCGTCCAGTGCAAG ATGAGTGTGGGCGTGGCCGAGCGCTGTTTAAAGAGATTACTCGACGAGCCCCAGGATGCGTCGCCCAAATGCAAAAGAGTCTGtccggacgttccgccgccgcctcctcctcctgacGCGGGCCCACCGCTTCACCTCAGTCCAGCCAAAAGCCCCTCCCCTCAGTCCAACCAAAGCCAATCAAAAGTCCGGGTTGGGCCTTACTTCCTGTTTGAGCGCTGCGAGGGCGAGGACACGTACAGAGCGGTGCACGCCGCCACGCAGCAGCAGTACACGTGTCAG GTCTTGCCCCTGTCCAGCTACCAGGAGAAGTTGGCGGTCTACGCCCGGCTGGGTCGCCACGGCAACATCTGCGGCCTCCTGGACACGGTGATCCAGCGGGACGGCGCCTACCTGTTCCTGGCCGCCCATCACGGAGACATGCACGCGCACGTGCGCAGCAGCAAGCGCCTCggcgaggaggaggcggggctcGTGTTCGCGCAGATGCTCGAGGCCGTGGCGCACTGCCACCGCAGCGGCGTGGTGCTAAGGGACGTTAAGCTGCGCCGATTCGTCTTCACCGACCGATTCAG GACCCGCGTGGCCCTCCTCGGCCTCACCGACTGCGTCCTCCTTCAGCGCGGCGACTCCGACTCCATGACGGACCGCCACGGCTGCCCCGCCTACGTGGGCCCCGAGCTCCTGGCCAGCGGCAAGGCGTCGTACTCCGGCTGCGCCGCCGACGTGTGGAGCCTGGGCGTCTCCCTGTACACTATGCTGGTCGGACGCTACCCCTTCCAGGACACCCGGCCCGCCGCCCTCTTCGCCAAGATCCGCCGCGGGGCCTTCAGCCTTCCCGGATGGCTGTCTCCGCCGGCAAAGTGCTTGATCGGATGCATGCTCCGAAAGTCGCCCGCCGAACGCCTCCGGGCTTCCGAGCTGCCGGCGCATCCGTGGTTGAGCGATCGCCGCGCGCCGCCGCTCGGGCCGACCCAGCGGCGCGGCTCGGGCCGAGCGCCGGGATTGAGACACGAGGACGACGACCAGGTGGTGCCCACGTGTGCCgaaaaacactaa